CTTTATGGGTTTAATATTACTATCTGCTCAGCTTCAGTCTGTACGGGATAGGACTCCATTATGGGCCCGGTAAAAACTGCCTGCACCTGCAATCCTGTTTTTAGTTCATCTGCTTCTACCTGTATGGCCTCGCCGCTTTGCTGGCTTAGGACAATGGTGCTGCCGGTAACCGTAACCCAAGCCTTATCATAGCCGGTATCTGCCTGCACCTTGCCTTCTATCAGCACTGCCTTATTTTCTCCCCTGTCCTCTATGCTGGTTATCTGTCCCCTTATATCAGGATTGGCAATGATACACGCCTGGCTGCAGCCAGGTGCTAGGCAACATATACATAAAAGAATTAATATGGCTAACCACTTTTTCATAGCTTTCCGCTTTCCTTGTTTATACTAAATTATAGCAAGAGCACCGGTTATTAAAAAATGTTTTGCTATACTTTTTTTATTTTTATATAGTAACAGTTCATAATATAATAAGTTAATATTGTTACTTAGAAATGGAGAGGACTGATGCAGCCAGAATCAACCATAAAATTTGCAGAAAGAATACTAAAAGTGGAAGAAAGCCCTACCTTTGCCTTGGAAAAGAAAGCTGACCAGCTGGATGTCCAGCTAAAAAAAGAAGGCAAATCAATTATAAGATTTGGCATCGGCCAGCCAGATTTTGACACCCCCCTCAACATAAAAGAAGCAGGTAAAGCCGCTATAGATGATAATAAAACCAGGTACACTGCCAGTACCGGGATCAAGGAGCTGAAGCAGGCAGTAGCTGAAAAATTTAAAAAGGAAAACAACCTGGACTACGATATTGAAAATATCCTAATCGGAAATGGGGCCAAACATATCCTGGATGATATCATGAGGGTAATGCTGGATCCCGGGGATAAGGTAATAATACCCCGGCCTTACTGGGTAAGCTACAGCCAGCAGGTAATCTTGTCCGAGGGAATGCCCCTTTTGGTAGACTTCAACCAGGATTTAAAAATTAATTTGGAGAGCCTGAAAAATATCATCGATTCCAACCAACGGATAAAACTGTTTATACTAAACAGCCCCAATAATCCCACCGGGGCGGTTAATAGCCGGCAGGAGCTGGAAGAGATTGGCAAACTGTGTCTGGAAAATCAAATTATTATCATCTCTGATGAGGTATATGAAAAATTCTTGTATGGAAATACCCGGCACTACAGCTTGGCCTCTTTCAGCCCTGAACTGAAAGCAGCTACCATTACTTTAAACGCTGTGTCAAAGACCTATGCCATGACCGGATGGAGAATTGGGTATTGTGCAGCGGATAAAGAAATTATTGCCCAGATGACCAAGGTGCATGACCAGTCAACTTCAAATCCCTGCAGCATAGCCCAATGGGCCGCCATGGAAGCCTTACAGGGTGACCAGGATTCTGTTCAGCAGATGAAGGATGAATATGAAAAGAGGCGGGATTACATTTACCAGCGGCTTACTGCCATGGAAGGGATAAATTGTTCCCTGCCCGAAGGAGCTTTTTATATCTTTCCTGATGTATCCCCTCTTTATGGAAAAGATATAAAAAATTCTTTTGATTTTGCCCACCAGCTCCTGGAAAAAGCCTCGGTAGCAGTGGTACCGGGAGGAGCTTTTGGGGCTGATGATTATATCCGTATAAGCTATGCCACGGCATTGGATAAAATAGAAGAAGGCATGGATCGCATGGAAGTTTTTTGCCGGGAATTGATCTAAATTGATAACTGTAAAAATAGCAGGACCCAGCCAGGCACAGATTATAGTAGATTTTATACGCCGGTTGGCAGAATATGAAAAAAAACTGGATAAAGTAACCGTAACCAAAAAGGATATCCAACACTATATGTTTGAGCATAAGCTGGCAGAAGCAGCCATCGCCTATTGGAACCAAAAAGAGGTGGGCCTGGCTGTATTCTATCCCTGTTTCTCCACTTTCTCTGCCCGGCCCGGCTTGTACCTGGAAGATCTTTTTGTCCTGCCTGAATACAGAAACCGCCATGTGGGTAAAGCCTTGATGTCCTTCCTGGCCCAACAGGCAGTAAACAGGGGGTGCAGCCACCTGAAGTTCAGCGTACTTCACTGGAATAAAAAAGCCATAGGCTTCTACCAGGGTTTAGGGGCAGTCATAGAGGATGAGTGGCTGCATTACAACATACAGGGAGACCAGCTCCACCAGCTGGCCCGGGATTAACTGCCCTGGCTAATATAATCATAAAATCCCTTTATCCATAGCATACCTGCAGCGGCTCCGGGATCTTCTATTTCTGCTGCCCTCTGCTTATGGTACATGGCCTTGCCATGGGAAGGGCTCATATTTTTAGTAGATTCCAAGCCTTCCTTTGATTTCTGGTAAGCTTCAAAAAAAGCTTGCTTTAATCCTTCCCTTTTTTGGGCAGACTGTTTAAGGGATTGGGCTGCCGGATACAGGGAGTCAATAATGGTCCTGTCTCCCGGCTTGCTTTTCCCCCTATCCATTATGCCCTGTACGAAGGAATCCATCATATCTGCTAAAACAGGCAGGTCTGCCTGGTTTTTACCCATAGCTGATTTGCCAGCCCTCATCAGCCCGGTACCCATCAAGGTACCCATGGTCCCTGGAGAGGTGGAAGTTATGGCCATGGCAGCTTTTAGCAACAGCTGGCCTATATCTTCTTCCTGCAATCCCTTTAGTGTATCGGCAATATGGTTAAAACCCTTTTTCATGGTTATACCCAGGTCCCCGTCTCCCATCTCGGAATCCAGTTTAAATAAATATTGCTCATTTTCCAGCATCAGGTCCCTGACAGTTATTAGTATACTTTTTATATCCTCTGCGCTTAGTTTATCCATTTCCTGCTCTCTTTACCTATTTGATTTAAAATTGTTTGAAAAACGGCGTTTCTGCCGGAGCTGCCAGCAGCTCTTTTAGCTGCTGATCCAAGGGCAGCAAAGTTATAGACATGCCGGCCATTTCCAGGGAAGTGGCAAATTCATCTATATAAGGATTAAATACGGTTATGTTTTTATCTTTTAAAATAGAAAAAACCTTCCGGTACACCACATACAACTCTTCCCGGGGAGTAGCCCCTAAACCGTTTACCAAAACTGAAACCTGGTGACCTGAATTTAAATTCAAATCATCTAATATTGCCTCCATCATACTTTCGGTTATCTTATCTGCTGATTTTAGCTTATCCTTGCCCATTCCTGCTTCCCCGTGTATGCCTATGCCTATTTCCATTTGGCCTTCCTCCATCTGGAAAGTGGGTTTGCCTGCTTCCGGGATAATACAGGGGGATAATCCTACCCCCATGGTTCTCACTTTGGAGTTAACTTTTTGGGCCAGGTCCTTAACCTCTTTTAGG
The nucleotide sequence above comes from Actinomycetota bacterium. Encoded proteins:
- a CDS encoding pyridoxal phosphate-dependent aminotransferase, yielding MQPESTIKFAERILKVEESPTFALEKKADQLDVQLKKEGKSIIRFGIGQPDFDTPLNIKEAGKAAIDDNKTRYTASTGIKELKQAVAEKFKKENNLDYDIENILIGNGAKHILDDIMRVMLDPGDKVIIPRPYWVSYSQQVILSEGMPLLVDFNQDLKINLESLKNIIDSNQRIKLFILNSPNNPTGAVNSRQELEEIGKLCLENQIIIISDEVYEKFLYGNTRHYSLASFSPELKAATITLNAVSKTYAMTGWRIGYCAADKEIIAQMTKVHDQSTSNPCSIAQWAAMEALQGDQDSVQQMKDEYEKRRDYIYQRLTAMEGINCSLPEGAFYIFPDVSPLYGKDIKNSFDFAHQLLEKASVAVVPGGAFGADDYIRISYATALDKIEEGMDRMEVFCRELI
- a CDS encoding GNAT family N-acetyltransferase; amino-acid sequence: MITVKIAGPSQAQIIVDFIRRLAEYEKKLDKVTVTKKDIQHYMFEHKLAEAAIAYWNQKEVGLAVFYPCFSTFSARPGLYLEDLFVLPEYRNRHVGKALMSFLAQQAVNRGCSHLKFSVLHWNKKAIGFYQGLGAVIEDEWLHYNIQGDQLHQLARD
- the dhaL gene encoding dihydroxyacetone kinase subunit DhaL, whose translation is MDKLSAEDIKSILITVRDLMLENEQYLFKLDSEMGDGDLGITMKKGFNHIADTLKGLQEEDIGQLLLKAAMAITSTSPGTMGTLMGTGLMRAGKSAMGKNQADLPVLADMMDSFVQGIMDRGKSKPGDRTIIDSLYPAAQSLKQSAQKREGLKQAFFEAYQKSKEGLESTKNMSPSHGKAMYHKQRAAEIEDPGAAAGMLWIKGFYDYISQGS